A window of Ascochyta rabiei chromosome 6, complete sequence genomic DNA:
CTGTGGTGAAGGGAGCATCGGGCGCCGAGTGCAAGCCGTGCGAGTTGATGCCCAGCATGTAGTGCGGTCGCGTGGCGGGGTCCGGGAAGATGTCACGGTTCACCTCATCCACGATGCCCATGCCGTTCTGCAGAAACAGGACGACCGAGTGCTTGTGCAGGCGGTGCTTCACGGCAGACAGGCCCTGCAGCACGACGGGCGCCTTGCAACACACAATCAGCGAGCTGATGGGCTCCGTCGACTCGCCCTCGAGCGTCTGCGGCTCGTGGAAGCTGGACGCCTGGCCCGTCACGCTGCTGGACAGGCCGACCTCGTTGCCGTGGAAGCGGACGCGCGGGATGGCCAGCTCGGCGTCGTAGCCATCGCGCATCTCCGTGTCGCCCTCGGTGACGAGTGACAGGCGCTGCGGCGACTCCCTCCACGCGTTCAGGCGCTCCCAGCGCGGGAAGAGGAGCGTGACGGGCGGCGGGCTGGGGATGCCGCGGATGGCGTGCGCGATGAAGCTGCCCACGTTGCCCACGCCCAGGATGTGCACGCGGGGGTCGAGCACGGGCTTGGTGCGATAGAAGTCGGCGGCGTTGGCCGACGTCGACGGGGTGGTGGCTCGAGAAGACGAGGGCTGCGATGCTGGCGCCGAGCCTCCGTCAGCCGCCTCTTTCCTGCTGCAGCTCCCCGTCCAGTTTCGTCGCTGCGTCCAAGCCAGCGGGCGCGGGCAAGGGCTACCGGGGCTGCATCGGGGGCGTGTGCAGGCTGTCCGAGGCCGCAGCCTGGGGATCAAGTGTGCAATGGAGAGAGACAGCTTGGCCGATTCACACGCACATCAGCGGGGCGGTGTTTGCGGAGATGAGGCGCGGACGGCGAATGCGagtggtgtggtgtgtgtAGTGTGGTGTGTGTAGTGtggtgtagtgtagtgtggtgtagtgtagtgtggTGTGTGTAGTGtggtgtagtgtagtgtggtgtagtgtagtgtagtgtggTAGTGTGGTGTGTGTAGTGTATTGTGTGTAGTGTAGTatgtgtagtgtagtgtggTGTGGTATGGTGCAGtatagtgtagtgtagtgtggtgtggtgtggatGTGATGCGCTCATCTACATCTGACGTGAAGCTAAGCTGAGCTACTCTCTCCGGCCTGACCTCGGCCTAAACTTTTTTGTCCACCTCGACTCGACCTTGATCGCAACCAAACACAGCAGACAAAGTCGTGACCGCGACCCAAAAACCCCGTACCCCAAGTCACACCCTCTACACCACAACGCCGCCATGGACCCGCAAACCGACCTCCCCGACCTCGTCGAAGACCTCGAAGTGAACATCGACGAGCTCTCCACCACCCTCACACCTCTCCTCCCCCCCAACTCCCTCTCCAAATCCGCGACCTCGTTGCCATTGCTCGAGAAAGCAAAACTGCACGTCCTGGCCGCCTACAGCATCGAATCGCTCCTCTTCAGCACGCTCCTCGCCTCAGGCGCCGACGCAAAATCCCACGCCCTGTTCCCCGAGCTAGCGCGACTGAAGCGCTATTTCGCCAAGATCAAAGACGCCGAGGAGCACATTGGGCGCGAGGAGAAGCGGGCGCGACTAGATGTCGGCGCAGCGCAGCGGTTCATCAAGCACGGACTAGCGGGGAACGAGCGCTACGACGAGATGCGCAAGGAGAAAATGGCCAGGGAAAAGGCGAGAGGATTGGAGAAGGCGCGGGCGTTGACCAACAAGAAGTtcagcgacgacgacgacgacgacgacgacgacgacgaagctGCGCCTGCGAGGAAGCGGCGCGCGCAGGAAGTGGAGGGCCCAGGCGAGGAGGACGAACAGGAGCACACACCACCCAAGAAGTCGAAACTCGACGGAGACGCACAAGGAGACGATGATACAGAAACACCCGCACCCAGGCAAACACCCACGACCACCGACTCCCCCGCCCCCGCGACGAAAAAACGCGGCCGGCCTTCCAAGAAAGACAGAGTCGAAGCATTGAcatcgacatcgacatcCACAGTGCAGAAGAGCGAGGACGCCGCGACCTCGACACCCGCGCGCGCAACCCGCTCCTCAGCGCCCAAGACGCGCAGCGAGGCGTTTGCGGCGCTGGCTGCTGATTCGCCGGGgggtgcgagtgcgagtgcgagtggGAGTGCGGGTGTAAAGGGGAAGGGTAAGGGAAAAGGAAAAGCAAAAGGGAGAGGGAAGGGGAGATGAGCAGAAACACGAACTCATCAATCATAGGGAAGGGGATGACAACGGTGGTGAGGAGTGTGGATCCATCACCAATACTATGCGGTGACCGAGTGCACGCATGGCCAGAGCAAGTACAGATACAGATACAGATAGTAGACGAGGTTTCTGCGTGAGAGGCGTTGACATGAAGATACCCTATTCCAGCCCCCTTCCATCCTTGCTTTCGCGTCCAAAGTCATCTGAGTCTATCTTCCCTGCCATGAACTAGACTGACTGTACGCCAAACGCCTGATTCGTGGTATTCCCGTCCCAATGCATAACAGATAGACAGTAAAGTAATAACAAGCAAAACAAAAGAAAAGAATGGacaagaaaaagaaaaactGTTTTGCGCGCCCTAGAAAATGCTGGCCAACAATTACCCCGATAAAGATACGGCAGAGACTAAGCCCTACTCAAACGCCCCCGGAATCGTCAGACTGAGCCGCTCGTCCTTCTTCCGCGGCGGCGTGGGAGGTGGATTCGAGTGCGACCGCTGGCGCTGCAGCGTCGGTTTCTCCATGACCGTCTTGGCGTCGAGCGATCTGCGCACTTCGGTCTGGAGCTGCTTCTCCACCATCTCCTCAACATGCTTCTCCTCTTCTTGCGTGAGCGTCTCCTTGAGCTCCGGCGAGATAAGCGTCTTGCCAATCGACACgcgcttctccttctctgcGCTCGTAGCTTGGAATGGGTCCTCTTCGCTCTTCGGCGCCTCCACAGCGATCTCGATCGACTGGCTTGACTCCTCGCTCGTTCGGGTCTTTTCCCTGTTGGCAAACGTCGGGCTGCGTGGGCTGTCGCGCATGGGAATGAAGGCTGGTACCACACCACCACCGATGCGGTTCCAGAACATGCGCTCGCGTAGTCGCACGCTCTCCTCCCACGCatgcttcttctcctcgtcTGTCTCGGCACGCCAATGTCCTGCGGCGATCATGCGCAAAAACCCAATGTAGTCACACGTCGCCCGCACTCGGCCCAGACACCAGTCGCATAGCGGGTACCTTTGCGAATCTTCGTTGTCTGCGGTCTTGAAGCGGTACTTCCTCGCATACTGATCCCCCTTCCTGCTCTCTCCGCATAACGAGCATGGCAGTATGGGTGCGCGGAATCTAGATGTCGATGTTGGGTTTGGCTCCACAACAAGTGATCCAGCCGTGATGCTGCTGACGACGGTACGGCGCGCCATCCACGACAGCCCTGGGGCGATGTCCAGTCGCAGTGTAGGCTCAATGTCCTCAGCGAGCGCACGCTTGTAGAACTTCTCGTCCTTCAGATTTGTCAACGCTTGACTAGCTACCGGCTCCCGCGGCGATTGGTTGCCGTTGGTGGGCGATTTGATCGAGGACGGTAAAGACGTTGTCGAGCTGTTCGTCAGTGATCCCAGACCCAGGACGTTCAAACTGCTGTAGTTCCCGCTCGACACACGGCTTGAAGGTCCTGAGCGAGGGACGGTCCTGAGCATGGCCTGGAACTCTTCAAACGCTATCAGGTCAGACCGCAGGATCGGGTGGATGAGGTGGGAGAAGTGGAGCGGGTGATCAGGGCTGAACTCTTCTGAGCCTGGCGTGTTAGGCGTCAGGTGGGTCGCTTCGAGCGGATTCTGCATCTTGTCGGCAGAGGTGATGCCAGGCGTCGACGGTGCGGTTGTTGTTGCGAGGATGTTGCTTTCGTTGTCGTCGCCATGCGAGCTCATCTTCTCCATGACGCCTTTGAGGTCTTGTAGCTGCTCTTGTAGTGAATGCTGCAGTACTTCAGCATCGCCAAGCTGCTGCTTCAGCTGCTCGCCGCGCTTGTCAGAAGCTTCTGTTTCTTTACGTGCTGCTGCCACCATCTGCGCGTTATTAGTATCTCTCTTTTTATTTATTTTATTTTTTTTTATCTTGACTTCACCTACCACATTGGCTTCCTCGAAAAGGGCAGCGGTCAGCTGCTCGACCTCGCTGTCTGTGTTGCGCTTCAATCTCTCCGCCTCTGCCCGACGTTTGCGCTCTTCCTGCAGCTCTGTCGACATCTGGCGCTCCATCTTATCGTACACAACCTTTTCGACCAGCAGACCGCGCGCTACCTTCTGTTCGTGATCCTTCACCTGCACCTCCAGCTGCGCTAGGCACTTCTTCGCGGCCTCCAGCTCATGCCGTGTTTGCTGCAGCGAGTCGTCGAGCATGGTCGAGTGGTTAATTGCATTGATAAGCTTCGTGCTGAGCGTCGAGACCTCCTGGCTGAAGTCTGGGTGCGAGTCGCTCGAATTGTGGCGCGAAATGGGCGGCTGAGGCGTGGGTGTTCGAGGGTCTGGGATCGTATTCATGCCGTCGCTCTCGTTGGCGGCTCTGGCGAGATGTGGTGTTGAGATGGATCTCGTGACTTCCTTCTTCGCCGGCATGGGGCTCAGCGACCGCAGTCGAGAGGGCGTCATGCTGCCAGAGCCATGCTGGAGCCACGGTGCAGCCGTGTGCATGAATCTGCTGTACATTAGTCGACGACCTGATATAGACTCGCTGCAACGCACGCATACTCGGCCATCTTGCTGATATGAATACGCCCTAGCTAAAGAGCATTCCAAGGCGCCCTGCTTCTTCGTCGAGGGTTGCTGTTGGTGGTGGGCGGTTGGCTGTTGGGCGGCAAGCGGCCGGGGACAAAGGAGTGACGACAGTCGAGAGACCAGGAGACGGGATGGTCGTTCACGGCGAACACATTGGGCCTGCGCACACCGTTCACGTGCAACAACGAATGTAAATCGTCGTCTGAACAGCTCTCGGACGAAAGAAAGCAGGGCAGCGTAGCGGGTATTGATTCTCGTACTGCCAGGCCGGAATACGTCGGTGGAAGGAACCGGCGATTCCATGGTCGCGCTTGCGCTGAGGTCACCACTTAGCGCCGTCACTAGCAGTGACTGCGCCCAGGCACATGACGCCGCACCCGGATCGCCATTTTTTGTCAAACCGGTGTTCATCGTCAAATCCGGACCAAAAGCTCTCCACTGCTTGTGGTGGACCCAGAGAATGTAAGGAGCCGAGCTGTCAAAAACGTGTCGCGAAAAGAGCCTCACAGCTTGGCCAGCGTCCCTTGCCTGCCCTGGAATGCACCCGGATCTGCGCAGGGGACGTCGACTCGGCCCTGGAAAACTCCTTGCCAGCAAGATCGATCAAGCGACAGTCACCATTTGCCGCTGCAGGCGTGTATTGGCGCTGCAATCTGGGCTGATTAGTTGCGATAGCCTCATTTCTAAGGTTCGTCATGGTTGGCAGGCGGGATTTGTTTAGAAATAGGCAGGAGCGCCGTTGTTGTCTCCCCAGCGCAAAGCGGAAGGTGCACCTGGTCAGTAAGGCAAAGTGCGGAAGGTAGTTTGAGCGATGTTATCTACGTTGCTTACGGATTCTCAGAACACTCAAGCCCGAAGGTTTTATTGTATTCACGACCGATTCACCAGCTATAATCAGGTCGCTGAAACCCTTCAGTCGGAGTCTTATTGTCTACTTGCGCCACCCCATCTCAATGCAAAAAACCACATGCACAGGCAACTCGCACGCGGACACATTGCTCGCAGCGTTGAAGAATTGACATGCACAAGTAGATTCGAGCGACTTTATCCCAACACGCCGTTGCATCCTCATCAACATGTCGACGTCAAGGCACTAATCCAGGGTCTTCCCTACCTGACTAGAGACTTCAGAGAGTGTCAGGTAGTAAGGCAGAGTTCACGTTGCTGGACTTAGCCTGCCAATCAAAGACCTGAGCCTGAGCCTGTGACCTCTAAAGCAGAGATAAGCGAATGGCGTGTATGCAAGCTTGGCTGCGCTGTACAGCCACGATGCCTTGCTGCGGTCGCCGCAGCCTGGCCACCCATCCTGCCATTTATCGCTCTTTCTCTCGATAGATTGCCTCTCTCCCTCAATGTCATTTCCCACTGCATCACACGAACGAGCTGGGCAGCCTCTCTGAGCGTGCCCGCCATGACGGACCCACTCAGTATTGCAGCCAGCATCATCGCCATCCTCCAGCTCTCTGCCAAAGTCCTTGCATACCTGAACGATGTCAAGAACGCCTCTAAAGACCGCGCGCAATGTGCGATGGAAGCCTCAAACACACATAGCCTTCTCACGAACCTGAGATTTCGCCTCGAAGCGAGTACTGGATCTGAACCATGGTACACGGCAGTTCGAGCCCTCGCAGTAGAAAATGGACCATTCGATCAATTTAAAGCCGCTTTGCTAAAACTACAGGACGGCATGACAGAAGGAGGCAGACTGAAAGAGGCTGGTGCAGCTTTGGTGTGGAAGTTCAAACGACAAGAAACGGTCGACATCTTGAATAGGATCGAACGACTGAAATCTGTGGTGGAAGTTGCCCTTCAAATGGACCATTTGTGAGTCTCAGCATATGGTGTCTTTGACATCACTAAATCTCTCAAGCAAACTCTCAGAAGCCATCAAAAGAGACACCGAATCTACACGAGCAGACATCCCCATGATCCATTCGAGGCTTAATACAGTACAGCAGAGCCAAGATGAGGAGAAACGTCAAAAGATCCTTGCATGGTTATCGCAATCGAATCATCCCGCCCAAAAGTCAGACATCATAGGTCGAAAGCAGGAGGGGACCGGAGAGTGGTTCACTTCCTCGCCAAAATTCACAGCCTGGCTCCGTGAACCAGGTGCCACCCTCTTCTGTCCCGGCATCCCTGGCGCTGGTAAGACAGTGATAGCTGCCACTGCGATTGAACACCTCGAGAAAACGACACGCAATGATACCGAGGCTGTTGCATATCTATTCTTGAACTACAAGGAGCAAGAAAGCCAGAACATTGTTGATCTGCTGGGTGCGATTGTCAAACAGTTTGTACAAGGTCGAGCACTGATTGCTGATCACGTACTGGAACTATACAGACGGCACGGTGGAACAGTGAAGCCATCGACCAAAGAACTTGCAAATGCTCTCCAGGCTGTTGTCTCGGAATTGGGCACCGCGTACCTTGTAGTCGATGCGTTGGATGAATGCTCCGATAGTGACGGCACTCGACGCCAGCTATTAGCTCACTTACGACTTACACAGCAGCACGCGGGTCTACAGTTGATGGTCACCTCACGGCCCTTGCCAGATGTTGTGGCCGAGTTCCCAATTGCGACGATGTTAGTAGTGCGAGCGGACTCTGACGATGTCAAGCAATATGTGACTGGACAACTCAATCGACTCCCAAGATGCATCCAGCGGGACATTTCGTTGCAAGATCAGGTTCGAGACGAGATCACAACAGCAATCGATGGAATGTACGTCTACTAGCTGTCCACTACGTTCAGCCACGACACTGACACGTATTCTAGGTTCCTGCTTGCTCGCCTACATGTGGACTCACTCTTAGACAAGAAGACAAAAAAAGCCGTTCTCTCCACATTGGCACGATTGTCCAAGTCTCAATCAGCACTCAAAGACGCGTACGGCGATGCAATTGAACGCATTGACAACCAACTGAACGGGGATTCTGCCTTGGCGAAGCGTGCACTATCATGGATAACACTCGCTCGCCGACCGCTAAGAGTGACTGAGCTACTCTGCGCCTTTGCAGTAGAGTCAGGGGCGACAGAACTTGATTCAGACAATATGCTAGACATCGAGGATGTTGTATCCGTTTGCGCTGGTTTGATTACCGTCGAAGAAGAAAGTGGGACCATTCGACTTGTACACTATACTACGCAAGAATTTCTTGAAAACATTCTGGAGACATGGAATCCCGAGGCAAAGGTAGACGTCACCATGACGTGTCTAAACTATCTTTCTATAGACGATTTTCGACCAGTTGTAGATAACACTACGGACCTGCAATTACGACTCGACAACCACGAATTCCTCGACTATGCAGGGTCCTACTGGGGCGAACATGCAAAGTTTGTGCAGGCTTATATATGCGAAGAGGCTTGCGCATTCCTTTCAGACGCCTCACTGCTGCTTTGTGCTGCACAAGTCTTGTTCAGAAAGGACTCGTTTTATCTTATAGACCTTCAAGGCTTCCCTGATTGCACCTCAACATACGTGCATGTCACAGTAAGATTCGGGTTATGCGAGTTGTTGCGTCTGATGTTTTCTAAGTTGAAAGACGATGTGATCACAACAGTCTGTGCCCAAGATTACAGGTATCGGACGCCCGTTCTGATAGCGGTAGGCCAAGGGGACATGGAGATGGCAGAACTACTCATTGAGCATGGCGCTGACCCCTTTATGCCTGGAGTTCCAGAAGTACTGTCGAACCACCTGGCAGATTCCAACGACTACAGCCCACTACATCTGGCGTCAATCCGCGGCCATAAGGACTTGGCTAGTTGGTTGCTCGATAAAGGCGTCAAGATCGATACCCTGAATCTGAACAAAGAGACAGCTCTAGCTGTAGCTTCCCGCTCTGGACAAAGGCCAGCCGTGGATTTCTTGATCAAAAATGGAGCCAACGTGGATTCCATACCGGAATCGTTCCTTGCGAAAAGCCCACTTCAAATGGCTGTACAAGGCGGCCACGTGCAGATTTCGTCAATGCTACTGGTCGCAGGTGCAGACGTCAATGCAAGTAGATGGTTCCAGCCCCCCCTCTTTTTAGCTGCAAGGCATGGTCATGAACAGATCACGACCATGCTGCTCAGCGTGGGTGCAAACATCGATGCGCAAGCTATCGGATGTACTGCTCTCGGACAGGCCTCGTTCTTTGGCCATGAGAAGATTGTGAAGTTGCTCCTTGATGCAGGTGCAGATTGCAACGTTGGCGATGCCGGATGGAAACCGCTCAAGAACGCGATAGAGGGAGGTTATGTGAGCATTATCGAACTGCTGGTAGCAAGCGGTGCGGAAACAAGGGGTCGAACTTTGGGAGAGATACTGGTCGAAGTTGAGAGAGAGCGACAGCACAGGGAGTGAGGACGTATAGAGTATCCCCCGGACAGACTTTAGCACTGTGATCAAGCAACTTCACCGCGACCCGAGAATTTTGATAGCAGACAAGTAAAGATTAGCTGGTTTCTAACACAGTAGACAGACATCTACTGAAAGCGGCCAAAATTTATTGTTTCGGGTTTATCCCAACAAAATGGTATTTTGCAGTCTTCTTTAATGCAGAAGAGGCAGTTGTGAAAAAGCCGAGGAAATCGCGGCATTTAGTAGCGTAAGAAAGTAGTCCAGCAACATTTAGCTACGAAGTCTGTAGTAACTTAAGAAAATGTGTAAGGTTTCAGCGCTTTGTTTGGTAAGACTAGACACTAGCTTAGTCCTAGGCCACTCTGCAGCGTGAAGTGGTCTATAAGCCAGGTTTGATATACTCTGAGAGTCGCTATCATCTACAGACTGCAAGGAAGTGTAAAACGAAGGGCCTGTCACTTCACACGATTTATCCAATTTCTATAGAGTGTAGTAGGTGCGTTTTAGTCAATTTTAGCGTTATTAGCACCTGCCGGTGCCTGCTAGTGTAATGCAGCAGGAGTTGTGAGCGCACGTCAATAATCGGATAGGGGTGTCTACTTTAACTAAGTCTGTAATTTGTATGGTACTGTATAGTATTTTAAGACTATCTGTAAGAAAGTCTACCCTAGGGGCTGATTAAACCTAGGTCACGTGCAGCTATAAGCCAGGTCACGTGCAACAATAATTAATCAAATTCAGGTACCTCTCTAAGCAGAATACAGAACCAGATCACGTGCATAGAACCAGGTTACGTGCAACATCAATTAGACAACTTAATCAATTTTAGGTAACGTATTCAACAGGTGagtcggccacacgggcgagtcggccactctgccaagaccacaccaacattctaccctattatggcttgcattagcccacattggcattgtttatagtagtacagtatataatattatttagtaacaccttctttaggctttttataCGTGCGCGAGTTATGCCCTATATTGTGGCACTTTTTAcagcatctttaggttaccttacctcctttaacacgtacttgcttccttgccttcttactattactacgcgccctaaacttagttagagtagttaattaaaggccttccttagctgttaggacttcctcctgctgtaactgctttcttttatgcaatttacgtcgcgtagcagccttatttgctgcttaaagcctagtaatctccttttaagccaacactagcttatgcgctactatagctgcgcctttagtaagctttttaaaggccttaactattaaagttagtaagctgcttgcatgcctttgaatcctctcttaaaccagcg
This region includes:
- a CDS encoding rab guanine nucleotide exchange factor S2, which translates into the protein MAEYAFMHTAAPWLQHGSGSMTPSRLRSLSPMPAKKEVTRSISTPHLARAANESDGMNTIPDPRTPTPQPPISRHNSSDSHPDFSQEVSTLSTKLINAINHSTMLDDSLQQTRHELEAAKKCLAQLEVQVKDHEQKVARGLLVEKVVYDKMERQMSTELQEERKRRAEAERLKRNTDSEVEQLTAALFEEANVMVAAARKETEASDKRGEQLKQQLGDAEVLQHSLQEQLQDLKGVMEKMSSHGDDNESNILATTTAPSTPGITSADKMQNPLEATHLTPNTPGSEEFSPDHPLHFSHLIHPILRSDLIAFEEFQAMLRTVPRSGPSSRVSSGNYSSLNVLGLGSLTNSSTTSLPSSIKSPTNGNQSPREPVASQALTNLKDEKFYKRALAEDIEPTLRLDIAPGLSWMARRTVVSSITAGSLVVEPNPTSTSRFRAPILPCSLCGESRKGDQYARKYRFKTADNEDSQRYPLCDWCLGRVRATCDYIGFLRMIAAGHWRAETDEEKKHAWEESVRLRERMFWNRIGGGVVPAFIPMRDSPRSPTFANREKTRTSEESSQSIEIAVEAPKSEEDPFQATSAEKEKRVSIGKTLISPELKETLTQEEEKHVEEMVEKQLQTEVRRSLDAKTVMEKPTLQRQRSHSNPPPTPPRKKDERLSLTIPGAFE